Proteins from a genomic interval of Zingiber officinale cultivar Zhangliang chromosome 2A, Zo_v1.1, whole genome shotgun sequence:
- the LOC122040642 gene encoding heparanase-like protein 2, with product MILQFLLSALFLITGISADESPDITVIVRGSDLLAEVDDSFVCATLDWWPPEKCNYNQCPWGQASVLNLNLTHPFLAKAIQAFNPLRIRIGGSLQDKVVYGVPSLESPCLPFSKSTGLFGFSQGCLSLARWDELNLLFEKGGAIITFGLNALNGRDSLDNGMWVGNWNSTNSREFIEYTISKGYQVDSWEFGNELSGRGVGARVSAEQYAQDVIELKALLKELYRDSHTKPILVAPGGFFDQQWYAQLLQDSGLGVVDALTHHVYNLGGGDDSHIESKILNPWYLSQTATDKFRNLQLTIERHGPWSRAWVGEAGGAYNSGNRQVSNKFLYSFWYLDQLGMASKYNTKVYCRQTLIGGNYGLLDTNTFVPNPDYYSALLWHRLMGKGVLSIDMSGSSYLRAYALCAKRKSGITLLLINLSTSIKFSVTVRNDLNVLLAEGGGIQWGNAFIRTLKRTVSWIGRKASDESVHREEYHLTGADGNCLSQTVLLNGNPLELVDGEIPQLVPVYAPANSPVKVDPLSIAFVVFPNFEAQACSS from the exons ATGATACTTCAGTTTCTGCTATCTGCCCTCTTCCTCATCACTGGAATTTCAGCCGATGAATCGCCAGATATTACAGTAATAGTCAGGGGATCTGATTTATTAGCTGAGGTTGATGACAGTTTTGTGTGTGCGACTCTTGATTGGTGGCCTCCTGAGAAATGCAACTATAATCAGTGTCCTTGGGGACAAGCTTCAGTTCTCAATCTG AACTTGACTCATCCATTCCTAGCTAAAGCCATCCAAG CTTTCAATCCTTTGCGAATACGCATTGGAGGCTCATTGCAAGACAAAGTGGTGTATGGAGTCCCTAGTTTGGAGTCTCCATGTCTTCCTTTTTCGAAGTCGACTGGTTTGTTTGGTTTCTCTCAAGGGTGCTTGAGCCTTGCAAGGTGGGATGAGCTAAATCTTCTATTTGAGAAGGGAGG TGCAATTATCACATTTGGTTTGAATGCGCTAAACGGAAGGGATAGTCTCGACAATGGAATGTGGGTAGGCAATTGGAACTCCACGAATTCTCGTGAGTTCATCGAGTACACGATTTCGAAAGGATATCAGGTTGATTCATGGGAATTCG GGAATGAATTGAGTGGAAGAGGTGTTGGAGCAAGGGTCAGTGCAGAACAATATGCACAAGATGTGATTGAACTTAAAGCCCTTCTTAAGGAGTTATATCGAGATTCGCATACAAAGCCAATTCTTGTTGCCCCTGGAGGATTCTTTGATCAGCAGTGGTATGCTCAGCTTCTTCAGGATTCAGGTTTAGGAGTCGTCGATGCCTTGACACATCATGTGTACAATCTTGGTGGAG GTGATGACTCCCATATTGAAAGCAAAATATTGAACCCCTGGTACTTGAGTCAGACGGCAACCGATAAATTCCGAAACCTCCAACTGACTATAGAAAGACATGGACCATGGTCCAGAGCTTGGGTTGGTGAAGCAGGTGGTGCATACAACAGTGGAAATCGTCAAGTATCaaacaaatttctctatagcttttG GTACTTGGATCAACTTGGTATGGCATCCAAGTACAACACCAAGGTTTATTGTAGACAGACCTTGATCGGCGGAAACTACGGGCTCCTTGACACAAACACTTTCGTCCCAAATCCTGATTACTACAG TGCATTGTTGTGGCACCGGCTAATGGGGAAGGGAGTTCTTTCTATTGATATGAGTGGCTCATCGTATTTGCGAGCTTATGCGCTTTGCGCGAAACGAAAG TCAGGCATAACTCTGCTCCTGATCAACCTGAGCACATCCATCAAGTTCAGTGTGACCGTTCGAAACGATCTCAACGTCCTTCTTGCCGAAGGAGGAGGCATTCAGTGGGGCAATGCCTTCATCCGCACTCTAAAGAGAACAGTCTCCTGGATTGGGAGGAAAGCATCAGATGAATCAGTGCACAGAGAGGAGTATCATTTAACTGGAGCTGATGGAAATTGTTTGAGCCAAACTGTGCTGTTGAATGGCAATCCGTTGGAGCTTGTCGATGGAGAAATTCCACAACTGGTTCCTGTTTATGCTCCGGCCAACTCCCCCGTAAAGGTTGATCCTTTGTCTATTGCATTTGTGGTCTTCCCCAACTTTGAAGCTCAAGCTTGTAGTTCATGA